Below is a window of Acanthochromis polyacanthus isolate Apoly-LR-REF ecotype Palm Island chromosome 15, KAUST_Apoly_ChrSc, whole genome shotgun sequence DNA.
GAAATAAATCATCAAGAAACGTCTCATTTGGTTCCTTTTGGTGGACAGTCCGAATGCACTACTTGCCTTTGGTTGTTTGCAGATGGTCTCCATAAAAACATGATGACGAGCAGAATGGCAGAGAACAAGAACCTCCAGAAAGCATCTTCTACCCACAGCTCAATCCAATCCTTCAGACAAAAACAGGTGCGCTTATCAGTGAAATGCAAACCTACAATCTCTATATTAATATTGATAAATACGCCAAACCGTACTCACAGACTGGCAATTTGCTAGTCGAAACTTTTTTGCTGTCCAACCCATGAAAATGATGGAAGCTATTACAGAAGAAGAGTGTGAAAGTCATCAGTGTGCTGCATATAATCTCCTATGTGCAACTTTTAGTCTTAACAAATTTTATATGGATAAAAGCACATAATTAGAATTACTGGCCAAGATAGTAGTATATTCTGCTGTAATTGTGAGAGCAGTTGTCCAACTTACCAATGACAGCGAATATCAGTGTGTTTGTAAAGTGCCTGTAAAGAGACAACTTGACAGGGTTTCTCCTCAGCTTCAGAGTCTTTATGGTTTGTGCGAGGCTGACAAAGATGTTAACGGCAGTCAAGGGAAACACATGGCAGATATTACATGGgacacatattaaaaaaaaaaagaatgaaagggACCTTATCATCTCTACAAGTGAGAATGTACTACACCCGGGTAGTcgaactccgttcctggagggccactatcctgcatgttttagatgtttccctcttccaacacacctgattcaaatgatcaggctcgttatcaggcttctgctgagcttgatgaagagctgatcatttgaatcaggtgtgttggaagagggaaacatctaaaacatgcaggatagtggccctccaggaactgagtttgacacccctgtacTACACAGTATatacaaaatgcacaataacaTCCATATATACACCGCAATCACAGAACTTTACAGTGGTCACTTCACTAAGCCATGGCAACTGGGATGGGGGTGACAGCTTATGAGTATGATTTTGAATGCATCAGAAACAGACAGTCCtgcaaatgttcacattctggTAGCTCAGGTTGTGTCTTTACTTTTAGAATGAGGTTGAACAGGATAAATGTGCCACTACTCAGTTTGACTGAACCTAATAATGTGGATAAGTGGCATGTTTGtatgttttgattttaaattcttcatactttttttttattttaatggctAACTGAAAAATGCACAGAGGTAATCAAATGcaagttgttaaaaaaaattaaaaatttttttAGGCTTTGATGATCTGAAAATATATAACTTGAGGGAACATACAACTAAGGTTtcataaatgcattaaaatgtaaagaGCCCCATAAAGGCATATAAGCAGgtttatcatttaatttttgCCATCATGttataatgttaaaaaaaaaaaaaaacatacttgtgTTCTCACACTGTTGACTGCAGCTCTTCTCACCCTGTGTCTGATACAACCTATGTTAGCTCCTGCTTCTAAAAGGCCTACCTTTACAAAAGCCAGCTGGGCTGATGAAAGTAGTAAATGCAACCCCAGACCAGTGTAAAGCTAGACAGACATAGTCCTAGCAAATGCGGGTATAGTGAGGAAATAATGGTTGACTGCAAGGTAGAAGCGTCTTCTTTGTTTGGTTAGGCAGGCATTCTGcaaatgtcttacatggtgacGGAAATACGTGGCGAAGAAAAGCCTGAACTTCAAATTAGCCATGTCAAGGGAGTAAGGAAACGTGTTTTCTGTGGCAGAGAATAACTCCCTTTGGTTTGGACTTTGGGTGTATGCAGACCTTTTAGAAGCATACGAAAGCTACAGGACACTACAATAAAAGGAAAACCCCAACAAGCTTATTTTGAGCTATTTAAGTTAATACATTTGTATTAAAATGTAATCAATTTTAACCATAGTGCACACCCGGGTGGCACCCATATTTCTATAATCTCAAAACCAGAACCACTCAAAAACTCTGGTGGATGGTGGGCTGAGACTGTTGATTGATGTAAACGCTGCACAATGTCATTCATTGCCCAACTAAAGAAGCAGTGAGGAAGAAGGGTTTCAAGAGCAATTAAATTATCAACCAGAAAAAAAGGTCCTTGCAAATTTCAGAACAGAATGAATGATTAATGCAGGAGTTTCTTCTGAAAAGTAGGATGTCTTTttgctaaactgcattttaaatgctGATTCTGATAAAGAATAAGACAGATGCAGATCACAGTCTCCCGGCCTTATATGGGTTCATGTGCAGGAGATGAGGAGCAGAGGGGAACCACACAGGGAAAGGTTGCAGGTGCACCAAAGGATATCCACCAGCATAAAGAAGAATCAAGCAGAGCCAGGGGAATGTTGGCCAGCAGGGCCAAGTCAGAGTCTTTCGCCTAGAAGGGATAACAGAGCAGGACCAAAGGACACGGGGAAGAGGAAAaagttgtggaaaaaaatcacagatagaataggagataaaaaaaaaggcagcacAGCAACTAAAATATAGAACCGCTCACCCAAGtgcaaagaagaaaataacaaatcatCCAATGCAGAAGGCAAGAACACTCGAAATCACGTGGGCTCAGTTCATTAACAAATACTGCCACTTAGTTGTTACAGGGGAGTATAATAACTGCTGATTACTGGAGCTACTGGGGAGTACACTGGAAGGATATGAACCAGATGGCGCAGGAGTCAAACACAGCCAGAACAATTGCTGTAATGAGAGCAGGGCCATTGTCTCGACCCTTGATTTTTTGGTCCCCCAACAAATcaagaaaatacacaattaCAATGTCAACTTTACTTTAAAACACAAtctcaaaacaaacaacagaatagAGTtagtgctgctgcttcttcttcttgggtaCTTTCCAATAAAGCAGTAGTGAAACAACGATTTACCGGTAGCTCATTGATCACAATATTCATTTGTCATTTGCAAGCGAACACCAAACATGTCAAAGTTGaggatttgtttattttcctccaATTCAAATTGGGGTTCATATACTTTAGTTTTTTATTACtgtttgtcagacaaaaaagaaacttgaATTTATCAATTTAGGTCCTTTAAAGTTCTGATGGGCATCTGGTATTGTTGACATAAGCTAAGACTAACATCTATTTAGAGAAAATATAGGAGAACAGGACTCACCCCTGTGATCCTCAGGACACCCTCAATGCTGGCAAAGGCAAAATAGAGGATACCAAGTCCAACAACTCTGTGCATCACAGTCCCCAGTCGAGgcctaaaaaaaacagacacacagaaaataaaaaaagtttattgCTTAATTTCATTTATACAAAAACTTCAGGTAAGTCAATGACCGAATAAGTAGCTACAGATATATGCTGACATACTTTACAATGCCATAGCCGAGGCTGACGATGATGACAAGTAGCCGAGCCAAAGTCCTCTTGAGGGCAGAGATCAACTCGGCAAAGATCAACAAGCTTGGAGCTGAagtaaaaaatatctttaagTAAAGAACATACCGTCTCACATGAGAAAGGTAAAgatattttgtctattttgtcaCTCACAAGCAGAGCCGACAGCATTGGTGTTTTCATATTCGGCACAGAAGACGGCCTTCTCTACCATTCCCAGGAATATGACCCCTGCTATCCAGAACTGGATCCTCAGCAGATCTTTCCAGTAGCAGGCTGCCCAGAGAAACCACAGCAGGGCGTACAGGATGTACACTATGCACATTACCATGTAGaactgcagacagacagtgaaGGATTAGTCTAAAAACATGTCACATATGGAAGCAGTTGTTTTTCGTTAACTAGAGACCAACTTCCAGAGAAAGTTTACCCAGAAAAATCTGGTATTTTTTCTACTCAAGAGTACTGACTGAGCAGTGTTTCCCCGAGGCTAGAAAGGAGAGGGTGGGAGGTGGCTGACGGGATAAAGCCTTTCTCTGTCGGCTGCTCTcgttttgccttttttatgcTAATTAGTAATAACCTTTTTAGGTATACACTGCTtctatttgctcatttttttttatagctgtTGCCTTGACTTTGACTGAGGAATTGCAGTAAGAGTACATTTGTACTTACTTTTCCACCTAATTGCACCATTATCATTTTTGTAGAGCCAGGAGGAGCATTCCCTCTCTGAGAGCCAAAAAGCACAAAGTCTGTTCTCCTGTGCGTGTCAGGGAGGGTGCAGCTGTAACACTATCAGCAGGAGAGCTGCTAATGCTCTGGCAAGGACTAGCTTCCCTGCTATCAGTAGAGAGCTTCTTGCTTTCTCACTAAGGTTACCAGATTCAGGTTGGGCTTGTTTCAACATGCAGACATTTTAGTCTGACGTTCAAGTGTTTGGGGTCGACGTCGGCCTATCTTTGGTTTTAGACAGATTGACACTTGTTGGAAAGAGAAACATAACACAATGAGTTCTCGTCAACTCCGGTTACACTATCTGCACTTCACCTGTCTCTCCTCTACTATGTCCTGAAACAGACCAGAACAGTGAAGAGGAACGAACGCGACTgtaaatgacagtaaaacacaAGAGACTCTCACACACAGCTTGATGATTTCaataattttaataaagcattttaaaaatgtttaaaaaatatttttcttttgtttcaatGAAGGGGTGAAGATTGAGGGAAACACTGCTGGGCTTTATATCAACTGCAGCTCGTTTCAATATTGCGAAGCCCATATAGATTTGGTTTTCAAACGTTTTAACACGCATTTCAAGCCGTAATTTATTATCCAAGTAACAGAGTTGTAAATGATAACTCAATAAACTTCCAGGTTTTTTTGTCCTGTGACAGTGAGTGCGCACACTTTATAGTAAGCAGTTATAGTCACAATGgagtgtgtatttgttttaacAGAAGAAACCATGCTGCTATGTACTAACATATggtgttttattgtaatttatgtGAACTGTAGCTTTAAAGCAGTAAACAAAGGTCAAAGTATTCAGGGTGGGGTTGAAAAGTAGAGGCTggagacttttaaaaaaagaaaacagcatttgTACCTCTACACTCTAAAGTAGGGGCAATTTGACACGCGATGATGTGTgtatgtggttttttttaaatgtctctaGCCCTCTGAAATTTACTTTTCAAACCCATCTTTAGTGCCTGGACCTGGATGTTTCATCATTAATTACTTCCATGAGCAGTGGCAGTTTGAGGGACACCAGCAGTGTTTGTGCAGATTTTCCTCACCCTCTGACTGTGTCAATACCCAGTTTGTATAAAACATGCATAAACCCACAGTAGTAAAATACAACCCTCTCATTAGAGGCAGGAAGGAATTATAAGCACATAATATTAATGTGCATATAATTAACAGACTGTTAAATAATAACATTTCcaacataaatcataaaaaatgatTCCTAAAGTCATCTACTTACAATCATGAGAGGCCATTCTGTGATGGAAATGTAGCCGTGGCTGCCTTTCATCACCACATtaactggaaaaacaaaaactggacaTTAGACAAATGAAGTATGACAGTGTTTCCCAGCACATTAACAATTTGTTTGTGGCAATGACAAGTTCTGCAATCTGACTCTTCTGTGTCGGCTGCATAATAGCTTGGTGTTTATGAGCCTGCTTCACGGAAGTGTATCATTTGAGCACACCAACTCATCCAGGGCAACATAACACAGATAACAGTGAGATTAttcctgattaaaaaaaacatctcaccTGTTAAATTCCAATTTGCATCCTGCTTATTGGATACAATTTTAACAACCAGCAGGTAGGGACCGTCCTTCCATGTGGTAGCTATGATATTGTCTCTAAGATTCTTGCTGCTGTTCTTTGTGGTGCTGCTGCTTTCATACTCTTCAGTAATCCATTTACTGTGATTTTCATCCTGCATTATTACAAAAGCAGCGGAGTGTTTACCACTTTTGAAACACATCTCTAAACGCTATACATGcaaaaggaaacaacacaatacacaaaaacaaataccaGCTGATGTTTGTGATGGTACTACGGGGAAGATTTTTTCCTAAATGTCAGCTATATTTAACTGTCACTATTATGTTAAAATCAAAGAGGATTTATGTTTTCTTACTTGCACTTCATTCTCAGCAGGACTGAGATGCGGGTCAGCCTTGGctttctgaaaaacacagacagttGCAGAATGGAGGTAATAAATACCATAATGTTGCATCTGTGACTATGCAGAGTAGAGTAATGTAACAAACCTACTCTGAGCATTGGTAAGGAGCGCAGTGCATTAGTACACATTATGGGACTGTGCATGTGTTCGATGTACTCTCCTTGTCCGAGAGGATTTGGATCCAGGCTGTCCGCATGGCTCAAAGGTGTTTTTTCATACATTTCCTACAGACAATAACAGTCACAATTCAACACTGAGAAacaactgagacacaaagaccGTCTGTTAATTAGTATGACGCAAAGCATTAGCACTTACTTCAATGTTGTTGAATTCATTGTGACAGGGGTAGTATTTTAATAACCACTGAACAGTGAAGGTCACCATCTCAGGACAGCCAAAAGACACAACTAAAAGATGAAGATATGTTGTGATAAAGGACAAAATAAGGCAAAATTTTTGGGACAGcacttttgtttcattgttgtCTTACCGTTTAATTCAATATCAGTGTCTTTATACATAGATTTCCTTAACAGCAGTGGTCTTGAGGTCTACAGAATAGAAAATAAGGTTTGTGAGTACAGCCAGGGAATATTATGAGCAACACATCATTACTTTGGTGAAGTGATTATGATTAATCATTTAAGCTCAGTGGTTAATACTGTTTAGGATTCAAGTCCTATCAGTTGAGCTGTGTCCGTTCTTGTTAGGAGGAAAAAGAGCTGTCAGACAGCTGATCAGGAAACACATATGTTTCTATGACATCAATAAGATGAGGGTAAATGTGTCTGCCTGTATGTGTTCTAAATGGCGACCTCTTCAGATTGTAGCCTGAACCAAGTACACCTAATACAGAACAACAGAGGGAAACTGAAACGTCTCAGTACCTAAATTATTGATCAAGGCTTTCCACTTCTCCTTGAACTGTACGTGGGAACTGTGTCTTAATACTGAATCCAGAGAAATAGCTCCGCAGCACCAGTACTAGACTGACATTCGAGTTTCaagatgtgttttttgtgtattgAAACAATGATGTGTGGCAAGCTGGTGAGAGAAAACCAAACATATTCAgtaaacctgaaaacacacagtccAAGCTACGACATGGAATCTCAAACACTGGTCGAGAGCTAGCTGCATGGATAGACACAAATATATTATTTGTCCCCCTCAGTTTAACAGTAAAGACTCCTAGGAGCTGGCATACTGAAGCTGTGGGCAGCTAGTTAGCCGACTGCTAACCTTGAAGTGCATATCAGTCATTCACCACAGGGCTAACAGCTAATTAGCTACAAACACACTCTGCTCTTTCGGTATATGCGCCTTGTCAAAATTTGTTAACCATAGCAAGTCACACCTACGAGTGGCTAACGAGCTACAAATAATACAGCACAAGTTACACGACTGTCAGCACCCTCACAGCTGACAGCCAGCTACCATAACAAGGCTAATGTAGCTAAGGTTAGCTAGCGGTGCTGCAGTTACCCAAAGTATTTCCACTCACATTAACAATTGTGATTTTCCAAACGCCTGGCTCCGgcgctgcagcagcttcatttACAGTATGgagtaaaattacaaaaaacagcGCCCATGGACAGAAAACTCCTGTGGTCGGACAGCTCCACGTCCTCATCCTGACTGCAGCGGCCATATTCGCTGTGTTTTGAGTATTTCCCTGCAGGAGCCGCCGTGAACGCATCAGCCAGGGGAGGAAGCTCCAGGTTAAAGTTATCTGCATTGCCTGATGTCCCAGCAAGGTGCCAGACAGACTTAGTGCAAAATAACCTCTTATCACGTATGGGACAAGTCTAGGTTTACTATCTATTACTCCACCTACTTGTAAGTGGCTTATTTTGAAGTGTGTTTTACttgaaagggggaaaaaaggtgaAATGCAGCATGTCATCAGTTCATTTTCCTCATGATAAAatatacaacaaaaatgacctTGAAGAGGACACAATAACTTTCAGCTGCCTTATATGAAAATAGAATTGCACAAATGGGATCTACTCAACTTAACATATTCTATTTTACATGAAAGTAATCTTCAGATTTTGGTAATTGCTCaaagaaattcattttttatgcACCAATTTTTCTTTACACTAATTTTAGTCTCATCTGCTTAATTATTGTTCATTGTCATTCTTTTGTTAAAATATTCCATGCTatgtttttgattaattaataattctcactttttttcccaccaccAAATATCATCACAATGATTTCCATGAACGTATAAGGAGAGCTTGGCAAAATGAATCCCAGTCGGTAAAGAAGTTTCAAAGCAgtcaataaaacatttattttgacagTATAAGATAATTTTATAAATGTCCTGTACATTTTCTATATTTACATCGTAATGCAGTCTTTAATACAGTAAACAATTTCACAGTTCAGTGTACCTTAAGCTTATGGAACAATATTCTTAACACTGACATGTAGGCTGACGGTGTAAAGCGTAAACCTTCTCTATAAAAACACTACAGAAAGTCCGCAATAGTGCGACGAGGCAAAACGATTAGTACTGACGAATCATGGAGAGAGCTTTATCACAGTTTTTATCTGCTGGGTACCAATCGTTATAGCAGGAAAGAAGTGTCACTCGAGCCGTGATCTGTTGCCGTCACATCTGTAACTGTGTCTCCGTTTGCTTGACTTAAAGCGTCAGCAGATAAGAGAGGAGTGTCCACAGTGGGAGACCTCAGGGAGGATTCAGAGGAGATCACCACCACATATCGATCATtgtcctcatcctcctcttcctccaggcTCCCGTGAATGTCCGCAGTAACTACGGTGTTTTCTGCTGCCTGACGGCTGCAGGAAGGAGACGAGCTCAACACGAGATGCTCTGCAGGGAGAGTGTCACCATCAGGGTCCTCCTCAGGAAAGCTGGTGTTAATATATATGATATCGTCCTTGCTGGTGGACTCTGGAAGCTTTTCGGTGACCTTTTCCAACATTTCTCGCAGTTGGGGAAAGAAGGGTCGGTCCAGTGGATCTGCCCTCCAGCAGCTGTACATGATCTCATACCTAAACACAGATAATAGAGAATTAAAATCACTTAATAAATCTTACAATTTCTTAGAGCCTAGCTTTGGGATACAAGTAACAAACCTCGAGGTTTTATTTTACATGCAAGccaaaatcagataaaaaagcTGCACATTAAAGCGCAAAATTAATTATAAATGTTCAAGTTTTTTC
It encodes the following:
- the tmem87b gene encoding transmembrane protein 87A isoform X2; this translates as MAAAVRMRTWSCPTTGVFCPWALFFVILLHTVNEAAAAPEPGVWKITIVNTSRPLLLRKSMYKDTDIELNVVSFGCPEMVTFTVQWLLKYYPCHNEFNNIEEMYEKTPLSHADSLDPNPLGQGEYIEHMHSPIMCTNALRSLPMLRKAKADPHLSPAENEVQDENHSKWITEEYESSSTTKNSSKNLRDNIIATTWKDGPYLLVVKIVSNKQDANWNLTVNVVMKGSHGYISITEWPLMIFYMVMCIVYILYALLWFLWAACYWKDLLRIQFWIAGVIFLGMVEKAVFCAEYENTNAVGSASPSLLIFAELISALKRTLARLLVIIVSLGYGIVKPRLGTVMHRVVGLGILYFAFASIEGVLRITGGRDNGPALITAIVLAVFDSCAIWFIFVSLAQTIKTLKLRRNPVKLSLYRHFTNTLIFAVIASIIFMGWTAKKFRLANCQSDWIELWVEDAFWRFLFSAILLVIMFLWRPSANNQRYAFTPLIDDSDDEEIEEFIASPNLADGIKLRAAKSETNGTVKPPETNPDEDLKWVEDNIPSSLTDVALPVLLDSDEEIMTTKYEMSKLE
- the tmem87b gene encoding transmembrane protein 87A isoform X1 codes for the protein MAAAVRMRTWSCPTTGVFCPWALFFVILLHTVNEAAAAPEPGVWKITIVNTSRPLLLRKSMYKDTDIELNVVSFGCPEMVTFTVQWLLKYYPCHNEFNNIEEMYEKTPLSHADSLDPNPLGQGEYIEHMHSPIMCTNALRSLPMLRKAKADPHLSPAENEVQDENHSKWITEEYESSSTTKNSSKNLRDNIIATTWKDGPYLLVVKIVSNKQDANWNLTVNVVMKGSHGYISITEWPLMIFYMVMCIVYILYALLWFLWAACYWKDLLRIQFWIAGVIFLGMVEKAVFCAEYENTNAVGSASPSLLIFAELISALKRTLARLLVIIVSLGYGIVKPRLGTVMHRVVGLGILYFAFASIEGVLRITGAKDSDLALLANIPLALLDSSLCWWIFVSLAQTIKTLKLRRNPVKLSLYRHFTNTLIFAVIASIIFMGWTAKKFRLANCQSDWIELWVEDAFWRFLFSAILLVIMFLWRPSANNQRYAFTPLIDDSDDEEIEEFIASPNLADGIKLRAAKSETNGTVKPPETNPDEDLKWVEDNIPSSLTDVALPVLLDSDEEIMTTKYEMSKLE